From the genome of Geminicoccaceae bacterium:
TGGCTGTCGCTGCGCTGCGCGACCATCGGGGTGATCGTCGGCATCATTCCCGGTCTCGGCGGTTCCGTGGTCGACTGGCTCGCCTACGGTTCGGCGGTGCAGACCGCAAAGGATCGCTCGCAATTCGGACAGGGCGACATTCGCGGCGTCATTGCCCCGGAGAGCTCGAACAACGCCAAGGAAGGCGGCGGGCTGGTCCCCACGCTGATCTTCGGCATTCCCGGCTCCGGTTCCATGGCGATCTTCCTCGGTGGCCTAGCGCTGCTGAACATGACGCCGGGCCCGCAAATGGTCCGCAACAACCTCGACATCACCTACACGATTGTCTGGTCGCTTGCCCTGGCGAATGTCTTCGGTGCGGGACTTTGCATCCTGCTGTCCAAATGGATCGCGCGGATGACGACCATCCGTTTCACGATCCTCGCTCCCTACCTTTTCATGATCATCGCATTCGCCGCCTTCCAGTCGCGACAGTCGGCCCTCGACCTGGCGGCGCTGGTCGGCATCGGCATCTTCGGTATCCTCCTGCGCAGGTTCGATTTCTCGCGCCCGGCCTTCCTTATCGGCTTCGTGTTGAGCTACCAGTCGGAAGTGTTCGTCAATCAGGCGTTCCAGATCGCCGGGGCCCGGTTCCGCCGCAGCTTCGAAGCCGGATGGGACTACCTGCTGTCGCCGATCTCCATCGCGCTTCTGGTCCTGACGATTGTTTCCGTTGTTGTAGGTATTCGCGCTTCCAAGAACATTCGTGAAAACATCGATGCGCCAACGGGCGGTAAAACGGCGCCGGCGATTTTCCTCGGTTGCATCGCTTTCTACCTCATCGTCGCCTGCTGGAATTCCTGGGAAGTAGGACGGTTCCAGGACAAGATCTTCCCGCTGACGATCGGCCTCGTCACGCTCGCGGGCGCTGCGGCGCTGCTGGTACGCATGGCGGTCAGGCCCAGGAACGACGATGTCTTCATCGATCTGGAGTGTGGCGAGGAGGGCAAGGCGCCGTTCGGCCTGTGGTCGACCCTGGCATGGTTCCTGCTGCTGGTCGTCATGACCTTCTGTGTCGGTCTGGTCATCGCCCTGACCGTTTTCCTCATTGCCTTCTTCCTCGTCCGCGGCCGGCTCGGGTGGATGCGCAGCCTGTTCGCGACTGCAGCCGGCCTGGCGTTCATCCTGTCGCTCGCCGCCATTCTCGGCCGGGACTTTCCGCCGGGCTATCTCCAGTCGATCATCGACCTGCCCTGGCCCTTCACGTGAACGGAACGTCATGAATCAGACTCCCATACCCTATTTGTTCTTTCGTGGGGGGACCTCCCGAGGGCCGTATTTCCGGCGAAGCGACCTTCCCGACGACCGCGAGACCCTGAGCGAGGTTCTCATGTCGGTGGTCGGTGCCGGGCATCCGCTGAACATCGACGGCATCGGCGGTGGCAATGCCGTGACGACCAAGGTCGCGATGCTGAGCCCGTCGGAACGCGAAGATTGCGATGTGGATTATTTCTTCGCACAGGTTGCCGTCGACAAGCGCGAGGTCGATTATCGGCCGACCTGCGGTAACATCCTCTGTGGTGTCGGGCCTGCCGCCATCGAGATGGGCATGGTCCCGGCCGCCGACGGTGAAACGCTGGTCCGCATCCATGCCGTCAACACCGGTGCGGTGATCGAGGCGCGGGTCCAGACGCCGGCGGGGAATGTCGCCTATGAGGGAAACTTCGAAATTGCCGGTGTTCCCGGAACTGCGGCTCCGCTACGCTTGGATTTCCTCGAAACCGTGGGATCGGTGACAGGAGCGATGCTTCCGACGGGTCACATGCGCGACACCATCGATGGGATCGAGGTGACCTGCATGGATGTGGCCATGCCAGTCATGATGGCCAGGGCCGAGGATTTCGGCCTGACCGGCCATGAGACCCAGCGCGAGCTGGATGACAACCGGGCGTTCTTCGAGCGTGCGGAGGCCATCCGGTTGAAGGCGGGCGTCCTGATGGGGCTGGGAGATGTATCCCAGTCCGTGACACCCAAGATTGCGGTGCTTGCCCGACCCCGCAATGGCGGGTCCATCGCCGCCCGGTATTTCATGCCATGGGCATGCCATCCCTCGATGGCGGTGACGGGAGCACAATGCATTGCCGCCTGTGCCATCCTTCCGGGCACCGTTGCCGATGGTCTCAGTGATGGGCTGGAAGGCCAGCCGACGCCGGTCACCGTATCCGTCGAGCATCCTGCGGGAACATTCGATGTCCTGGTGGATTTCGCCCGCGCGGATGACGGTATCGAGATCCGCTCGGCCGGACTGGTGCGAACCGCCCGGTTCCTTGCCCGCGGCGAGGTAATGGTTCCGCACGGTGTCTGGAAGGGATTTTCTTGACGATTGGCACAATGTTCCCGGTGCGGGATCATGGCTCCGCGGTCCCGTCCGTATACCCACGCGAAAGGTAGCTGCACGCCACACGACTGGCGCGGGTACGGATCGCATCGATGACGCAGACAGGATTCGAGGACGATGTCTCAGCATGTTTTTGAATGGCTCGCCGACAGCTTCGTCAATGAGGGTGTCGAAGCCTGTTTTGCGTTGCTGGGCGATGCGAACATGAACTGGGCCACCGCGCTGGCCGGCCGCGGCGTACGGATGATCCATGTCCGGCATGAACATTGCGCTGTCGCGGCGGCGACCGCCTATGCGCGCAAGTCCGGAAAGCCCGGAATTGCCACGGTAACTTGCGGTCCCGGCCTGACGCAGGTGTTGACGGCGCTGCCGGCCGCCGTACGGGCGCGGATTCCACTGGTTGTATTCGCGGGAGAAGCTCCGTTGAGTGCATCGTGGTACAATCAACAGCTGGATCAGGCACCGTTCATCGCCGCGACGGGAGCAAGTTACCACGCGCTCCACCACGTTCCCCGCATGGCGGATGGGATCCGCGACGCGTTCGTCGAGGCGAAGGAGGAGCGGCGGCCGGTCGTGCTGGGCGTGCCGTTCGATCTTCAGACGCAGAAAATCAACAATGGTGGTAAACTGCCATTGCGGTCCGATGCGGTCATGGCAAAACTCTCTCCCGTCCCGCCAAATCCGGCCGATCTTTCCCAGGCTGCGGACGTCATCGGCCGGGCACGCCGGATCGTCATCATGGGAGGCATGGGTGCTGCCGCATCGGGAGCGCGGGAAGCCTGCACGCGATTGGCGGAGAAGGTCGGCGGGCTTCTGGCGACGACGCTTCCGGCCCGCGGGCTGTTTCATGGCAATCCGTTCTCGCTGGGTATAGCTGGCGGCTTTTCTTCCACGTTGACACGTGCCTGTCTGGCTGAAGCGGATCTGGTCCTCGCCGTGGGCTGCCAACTCACCCAGCATAATCTCGACAAGGGAAAGCTGTTTCCAAAGGCCGATATCCTTCATGTCGACATTCAACCCAGAACGTTGATTCAAGGGATGACCCCTGCCCGTTACTGGTTGCGTGGCGATGCGCGCTTGTCCGTCGAAGCCCTGCTGGAAATGGTCGGGACCCAGCCCGGATGGAGGTCGGATCGATTGGCCGAAGCCATCGCCGAAGCTCCTTCCGATATGGCGGAATTCCCCGCTGAGCCAGGTTTGCTCGATCCGCGAGATGTCGTGGCCAGTCTCGATGCGGCGCTGCCGGAAGACTGGCAGATGGTCAACTCCTCGGGTCACTGTTCCTTCTATTTTGCCCATATGAACCGACCGTTCGATAAATTTCTGACAATCCGGGAATTTGGTGCAATCGGGAATGGCATCTCCTATGCAATGGGCGTTGCCGTCGCCCGTGCGGGCGACACCGTGGTGATGTTCGACGGCGACGGCTCCCTCCTGATGCATGTTCAGGAACTCGAAACCATCAGGCGCAACGGCCTGAATATCATCATCTGCGTCATGAATGACGGTGCATATGGTTCCGAGATTCACAAGCTCCGCGATGAGGGATTGTCGGATGCCGGGGCGGTTTTCGGACAAGTCGATCTCGGCGCTGTCGCCCGGGGTTTCGGCCTTGGCGGTGTCAGGGTCGAGAAACTCTCCGATTTGCCCAAACTTGTGGAAGAGTTCTCAAAAACAGGAGGTGCCGCAGTCTGGGATTTTCCCGTTTCGGATCGCATAGCCTCGCCAGTCATCCGCCGTGCCCACCCCGGAGGACATGCCGGTATCGAGCGCCAGCCAGACGATTTGGGATCGCTGTTCGGACCGGATTGAACCTTTCCCGTCACAAGTCCCCGTTCCCGGGATGCCACCAGAACGGGAATGGTGCTACTGGGTCAGGGCATCGTGATTTTCGACATCATTCAGCAACTTCCTTGTTTCGTCGACAAACTCGCCTGAGAGCGCGACGACTTCTTTGGACTTTCCACGATCGGGCGGCGATTGGGTGATGAGCGCCAGAAGCGCCTTGTCCTCGGCATCGCTCATTCGGGTCGAATACTGCCCCTCCAGTTCGGTCATGGCCTGCCGGTCGTTCCGTTGTGCGAGGGTCATGGCCAGCCGAAGGACGATTCTTGCAGCCTCGCCCCTGATCGGCGTTTCTTGTCCCATGTCCGCCAGATAGGCATGCGCCTCGCTGATGACGACAGGAGCGTTGCCGGTGGCGAATGCCTCATCGATGCGCAGTGCGCGGGCCCAGGGTTCGTTGCGTTGTGCGAGGGTCTGGTCGAGTTCGGTGCCGCGGCCAAGATCGCGCAAGGCTTCGGCGATCATGCGATCGCGCTGTGCCTGTCCGACTGTTCCAAGCGCCTCCATGGCATCGCTTCTGAGGATCTTCAAGGCCGCCTCGGCGTCGCCGGCAGCCAGGTGCATGCGGGCTGCTTGCAGGCGGATCGGGCCTCGGTCCATG
Proteins encoded in this window:
- a CDS encoding tripartite tricarboxylate transporter permease, whose protein sequence is METLAQALPELGRAFSLILQPSQILHLLGGVLLGLSIGVLPGLGGIAGLALLLPFMYGIDPVSGLALMVGLVAVIPTSDTFSSVLMGIPGSSASQATVLDGFPLARQGHAARALSAAFASSLFGGLFGAMVLTGVILIARPLILAFGLPEMLMITILGLSMVAILAGRVPLKGVVAAGLGIMVGTIGSAPAGGSLRMSTYDIPYLVDGFQLVIVGLGIYAVPEIVSLLRQDRAIAEGGTLGDGWVQGVGDWWRHKWLSLRCATIGVIVGIIPGLGGSVVDWLAYGSAVQTAKDRSQFGQGDIRGVIAPESSNNAKEGGGLVPTLIFGIPGSGSMAIFLGGLALLNMTPGPQMVRNNLDITYTIVWSLALANVFGAGLCILLSKWIARMTTIRFTILAPYLFMIIAFAAFQSRQSALDLAALVGIGIFGILLRRFDFSRPAFLIGFVLSYQSEVFVNQAFQIAGARFRRSFEAGWDYLLSPISIALLVLTIVSVVVGIRASKNIRENIDAPTGGKTAPAIFLGCIAFYLIVACWNSWEVGRFQDKIFPLTIGLVTLAGAAALLVRMAVRPRNDDVFIDLECGEEGKAPFGLWSTLAWFLLLVVMTFCVGLVIALTVFLIAFFLVRGRLGWMRSLFATAAGLAFILSLAAILGRDFPPGYLQSIIDLPWPFT
- a CDS encoding thiamine pyrophosphate-binding protein, whose protein sequence is MSQHVFEWLADSFVNEGVEACFALLGDANMNWATALAGRGVRMIHVRHEHCAVAAATAYARKSGKPGIATVTCGPGLTQVLTALPAAVRARIPLVVFAGEAPLSASWYNQQLDQAPFIAATGASYHALHHVPRMADGIRDAFVEAKEERRPVVLGVPFDLQTQKINNGGKLPLRSDAVMAKLSPVPPNPADLSQAADVIGRARRIVIMGGMGAAASGAREACTRLAEKVGGLLATTLPARGLFHGNPFSLGIAGGFSSTLTRACLAEADLVLAVGCQLTQHNLDKGKLFPKADILHVDIQPRTLIQGMTPARYWLRGDARLSVEALLEMVGTQPGWRSDRLAEAIAEAPSDMAEFPAEPGLLDPRDVVASLDAALPEDWQMVNSSGHCSFYFAHMNRPFDKFLTIREFGAIGNGISYAMGVAVARAGDTVVMFDGDGSLLMHVQELETIRRNGLNIIICVMNDGAYGSEIHKLRDEGLSDAGAVFGQVDLGAVARGFGLGGVRVEKLSDLPKLVEEFSKTGGAAVWDFPVSDRIASPVIRRAHPGGHAGIERQPDDLGSLFGPD
- a CDS encoding 4-oxalomesaconate tautomerase; this encodes MNQTPIPYLFFRGGTSRGPYFRRSDLPDDRETLSEVLMSVVGAGHPLNIDGIGGGNAVTTKVAMLSPSEREDCDVDYFFAQVAVDKREVDYRPTCGNILCGVGPAAIEMGMVPAADGETLVRIHAVNTGAVIEARVQTPAGNVAYEGNFEIAGVPGTAAPLRLDFLETVGSVTGAMLPTGHMRDTIDGIEVTCMDVAMPVMMARAEDFGLTGHETQRELDDNRAFFERAEAIRLKAGVLMGLGDVSQSVTPKIAVLARPRNGGSIAARYFMPWACHPSMAVTGAQCIAACAILPGTVADGLSDGLEGQPTPVTVSVEHPAGTFDVLVDFARADDGIEIRSAGLVRTARFLARGEVMVPHGVWKGFS